The following proteins come from a genomic window of Gossypium raimondii isolate GPD5lz chromosome 5, ASM2569854v1, whole genome shotgun sequence:
- the LOC105768516 gene encoding uncharacterized protein LOC105768516 — MDSPQSVVSPLKNTVIAESGEKQKSNTEEAVLSKKDNNILGVLEVYVHQARDIHNICIYHKQDVYAKLCLTTDPQTTVSTKIINGGGRNPVFNDNLRLDVGNIDSCLKIEIFMMSRVKNYLEDQLLGFALVPLSEVILKNGKLEKEFSLSSTDLFHSPAGFVQLSLEYIGSSPDVMTIPNVVVDETVKDSETEELEKIEFPDPKIVNENQMMVSEYFGISCSNLDSKNSEMGVNVLDSIQVPELDSPPSSVSTNGVSLSSSESSDGASKEKTVDVGDGDSNLSGAKPVVSVNIEPEMKVVQQDIVDMYMKSMQQFTESLAKMKLPLDIDSGPAKSENSNSSTTSDQKTPASKNSGNRVFYGSRAFF, encoded by the coding sequence ATGGATTCCCCACAATCAGTTGTGTCACCATTGAAGAACACAGTTATAGCTGAATCTGGTGAGAAGCAAAAATCCAACACAGAAGAAGCTGTTTTGTCCAAGAAAGACAACAACATCCTAGGTGTTCTTGAAGTTTATGTTCATCAAGCAAGGGACATTCATAACATCTGCATTTATCACAAACAAGATGTGTATGCTAAGCTTTGTCTCACCACTGATCCTCAAACCACTGTTTCCACCAAGATCATCAATGGTGGTGGAAGGAATCCGGTGTTCAACGACAACCTCCGTCTCGATGTTGGGAACATCGATTCGTGTCTTAAAATCGAGATATTCATGATGAGTAGAGTGAAGAATTATCTTGAAGATCAGTTATTGGGGTTTGCATTGGTACCACTGTCTGAAGTAATACTCAAGAATGGGAAATTGGAGAAAGAGTTCTCCCTTTCTTCGACGGATTTGTTTCATTCGCCGGCTGGTTTCGTTCAATTGTCGCTCGAGTATATCGGATCATCTCCCGATGTAATGACTATCCctaatgttgttgttgatgaaACCGTTAAGGATTCGGAAACGGAGGAGCTCGAAAAGATCGAGTTCCCGGATCCGAAAATCGTTAACGAGAACCAAATGATGGTGTCCGAGTACTTTGGGATCTCGTGTTCGAATTTGGACTCCAAGAATTCGGAAATGGGTGTTAATGTATTGGATTCAATCCAAGTCCCTGAGCTTGATTCTCCCCCAAGTAGTGTTTCCACCAATGGGGTTTCCCTTTCAAGCTCCGAGTCTTCCGATGGCGCTTCGAAAGAGAAAACCGTCGATGTGGGTGACGGTGACAGCAATTTATCCGGGGCGAAACCGGTTGTTTCCGTCAATATCGAGCCTGAAATGAAGGTGGTACAACAAGACATAGTGGACATGTACATGAAAAGCATGCAACAATTTACCGAGTCCTTAGCTAAGATGAAATTGCCTTTGGACATCGATAGTGGACCGGCCAAATCGGAGAATTCGAATTCGAGTACTACATCCGATCAGAAGACACCGGCATCGAAAAATTCCGGTAATCGAGTGTTTTATGGAAGTCGGGCTTTCTTTTAA
- the LOC105768517 gene encoding heterogeneous nuclear ribonucleoprotein 1: MESDLGKLFIGGISWDTDEERLKEYFGKYGEVVEAMIMRDRVTGRARGFGFVVFADSAVAERVIMDKHMIDGRKVEAKKAVPRDDQIVLNRNVVGVTGSTGIGQTKKIFVGGLASTVTEVDFKNYFDQFGKITDVVVMYDHNTQRPRGFGFITYDSEEAVDKVLHKTFHELNGKLVEVKRAVPKELSPGVTNRNVVGYNYGLNRASNFLNSYAQGFNLSPIGGIGVRMDGRFNPLASRQNGFSPFSTTGYGIGMNMEPGMSANYGGNSNFGNSLGYGQIISPYYGGNSNRYNTPIGYGVGSGRNDSVLSPATRNVWGNVGLSNATNASSPASYLGSGNGSFGSLGNSGANWRPSLPARSGGNASGYTGGSADDNYSLGGGGYGRNIGIVAAPPSSFAGSTGNIEGSYGDLYRNASVYGDSTWKFASPDLDGSSSFGYGLGNTSADVTTRPSEDYVGSYNVASRQSNRGIAA; the protein is encoded by the exons ATGGAATCTGATCTTGGTAAACTCTTCATTGGTGGGATATCATGGGACACCGATGAGGAACGTCTTAAGGAGTATTTCGGAAAGTACGGGGAAGTGGTGGAGGCAATGATCATGAGAGATCGTGTCACTGGCCGTGCCCGTGGCTTTGGTTTCGTTGTCTTTGCCGATTCTGCTGTTGCTGAGAGGGTAATTATGGATAAGCATATGATCGATGGTCGCAAG GTTGAGGCAAAGAAGGCTGTTCCTAGGGATGATCAAATTGTTCTAAACCGGAACGTGGTTGGTGTCACTGGATCTACCGGTATTGGACAAACGAAAAAGATTTTTGTTGGAGGTTTGGCATCTACCGTCACCGAGGTTGACTTTAAGAACTACTTTGatcaatttggtaaaattactgaTGTTGTGGTGATGTATGATCATAATACACAAAGGCCGAGAGGGTTCGGCTTCATCACCTATGATTCGGAAGAAGCAGTAGACAAAGTCCTACATAAAACATTTCACGAACTCAATGGGAAATTGGTTGAGGTCAAGAGAGCAGTTCCTAAAGAACTATCTCCAGGTGTTACCAACCGCAATGTTGTTGGATATAATTATGGTTTAAATAGGGCTTCCAACTTCCTCAATAGTTATGCTCAAGGATTTAATCTAAGTCCCATCGGAGGCATTGGAGTTAGGATGGATGGTAGGTTTAATCCTCTCGCTAGTAGGCAAAACGGGTTTTCTCCATTTAGTACCACTGGGTACGGAATTGGTATGAATATGGAACCAGGAATGAGCGCGAACTATGGTGGGAATTCTAACTTTGGTAACAGTCTTGGATACGGACAGATAATTAGTCCGTATTACGGTGGGAATTCAAACAGGTATAATACTCCAATTGGTTATGGTGTCGGAAGTGGAAGAAACGATTCTGTTTTGAGCCCTGCTACTCGGAATGTTTGGGGAAATGTAGGCCTTAGCAATGCTACAAATGCTTCCAGTCCTGCTAGTTACTTAGGGTCTGGAAATGGTAGTTTCGGTTCTTTAGGAAATAGTGGGGCAAATTGGAGACCTTCTCTTCCCGCTCGAAGTGGAGGGAACGCTTCTGGTTATACTGGTGGGAGTGCCGATGACAACTACAGTTTGGGAGGGGGTGGATATGGAAGAAACATCGGCATTGTTGCAGCACCACCATCATCATTTGCTGGGTCAACTGGTAATATTGAAGGCTCCTATGGAGATCTTTACCGTAATGCTTCAGTTTATGGTGACTCAACTTGGAAGTTTGCATCACCTGACTTGGATGGATCTAGCTCGTTTGGTTATGGACTTGGCAATACATCCGCAGATGTTACTACAAGACCCTCTGAGGATTATGTTGGAAGTTACAATGTCGCAAGTAGACAGTCCAATAGAG GAATTGCTGCCTAG